Proteins encoded within one genomic window of Acidicapsa ligni:
- a CDS encoding TlpA family protein disulfide reductase has protein sequence MKRNVLVVGIVVVVLVVLGLAGWANWQNRKQAAAHIAAQQAEAKLVPATSDDPAHFSSPLVGKKAPGFTLTNIKGQKVSLSDYKGKAVQLNFWATWCGPCQIETPWLIELEKQYAPKGFEILAVSFDDLDKDDPKILAKDKAGIVHGAEQLHISYPVLIDGDSISKAYGDVEVFPTSFFIDRTGTITSASMGLTSKADLENNILKALGEGK, from the coding sequence GTGAAGCGCAATGTTCTCGTAGTCGGAATCGTAGTTGTAGTCCTCGTAGTGCTCGGGCTGGCTGGCTGGGCCAACTGGCAAAACCGCAAGCAGGCCGCCGCACACATCGCCGCCCAGCAGGCTGAGGCCAAACTCGTCCCCGCTACCTCCGACGATCCAGCGCACTTCTCCTCGCCGCTGGTCGGCAAAAAAGCCCCCGGCTTCACTCTTACCAATATTAAAGGACAGAAGGTTTCTCTATCCGACTACAAAGGTAAAGCCGTCCAACTCAACTTCTGGGCCACCTGGTGCGGGCCATGCCAGATAGAGACTCCCTGGCTCATCGAGCTGGAAAAGCAGTACGCCCCCAAGGGCTTTGAAATCCTCGCCGTTTCTTTCGACGATCTGGATAAGGACGACCCCAAGATCCTCGCCAAAGACAAAGCCGGAATCGTTCACGGCGCCGAGCAGCTCCACATCAGCTATCCCGTCCTGATCGACGGCGACAGCATCAGCAAAGCCTACGGCGATGTGGAAGTATTTCCCACCTCGTTCTTCATCGATCGCACCGGAACCATCACCTCTGCCTCAATGGGCCTCACCTCAAAGGCTGATCTCGAAAACAACATCCTGAAAGCTCTCGGAGAAGGGAAGTAG